The following coding sequences lie in one Arthrobacter sp. SLBN-122 genomic window:
- the rpsI gene encoding 30S ribosomal protein S9: MAQNEETTEVVEAEENLTSYTSESSAADAAAPKKERPALTVAGAAVGRRKEAVARVRVVPGSGKWTINGRALDNYFPNKLHQQDVNEPFKILDLEGAYDVIARIHGGGISGQAGALRLGIARSLNEIDVENNRATLKKAGYLSRDARVIERKKAGLKKARKAQQYSKR, from the coding sequence GTGGCTCAGAACGAAGAGACCACCGAGGTCGTCGAGGCCGAGGAAAACCTGACCAGCTACACCTCTGAAAGCTCAGCTGCTGACGCCGCTGCGCCTAAGAAGGAGCGCCCGGCACTGACCGTTGCCGGCGCAGCTGTTGGCCGCCGCAAGGAAGCCGTTGCACGCGTTCGCGTTGTGCCGGGCTCCGGCAAGTGGACCATCAACGGCCGCGCGCTGGACAACTACTTCCCCAACAAGCTGCACCAGCAGGACGTCAACGAGCCCTTCAAGATCCTTGATCTCGAAGGCGCCTACGACGTCATCGCCCGTATCCACGGCGGTGGCATCTCCGGCCAGGCCGGCGCCCTGCGCCTCGGCATCGCCCGTTCACTGAACGAGATCGACGTCGAGAACAATCGCGCCACCCTGAAGAAGGCTGGTTACCTGTCCCGCGACGCCCGCGTCATCGAGCGTAAGAAGGCCGGTCTCAAGAAGGCCCGTAAGGCTCAGCAGTACTCCAAGCGCTAA
- the coaA gene encoding type I pantothenate kinase, with protein MGRARGRIFTVTSQRNEANGEGASPFVELDRQTWSRLAAQMEQPLNEEDVLRLRGLGDPLDINEVRDVYLPLSRLLHLYVEAAGQLHAATTTFLGEQTQRTPFVIGVAGSVAVGKSTIARVLREMLRRWPGTPNVELITTDGFLYPLAELKRRQLLDRKGFPESYDRRALLRFVSEIKGGAEEVRAPWYSHVTYDIVPGKEVVVRRPDVLIVEGLNVLAPARPRHDGRQGLALSDFFDFSIYVDAKTSYIEEWYVDRFRKLRSTAFAQPESYFHRYATLSDDEAESTARDIWKRINEPNLEENVLPTRGRAQLVLTKEADHSIRRMLLRKV; from the coding sequence ATGGGCCGGGCGCGGGGCAGAATCTTTACCGTGACTTCGCAACGCAATGAAGCGAACGGGGAGGGTGCCTCGCCGTTCGTGGAGCTGGACCGGCAAACCTGGTCCCGGCTCGCAGCCCAGATGGAACAGCCCCTTAATGAAGAGGACGTGCTGCGCCTTCGCGGGCTCGGTGACCCCCTGGACATCAATGAAGTCAGGGATGTCTACCTGCCGCTGTCACGGCTCCTGCACCTGTACGTGGAGGCGGCGGGGCAGCTGCACGCGGCCACCACCACATTCCTGGGCGAGCAGACCCAGCGCACCCCCTTCGTGATCGGCGTGGCCGGTTCGGTTGCCGTAGGCAAGTCCACCATCGCCCGAGTGCTGCGTGAGATGCTCCGCCGCTGGCCGGGCACCCCCAACGTGGAGCTCATCACCACTGACGGCTTCCTCTATCCCCTGGCCGAGCTCAAGCGCCGGCAGCTGCTGGACCGGAAGGGGTTCCCGGAGTCCTACGACCGCCGTGCACTGCTGCGCTTCGTGAGCGAGATCAAGGGTGGCGCCGAGGAGGTGCGCGCGCCCTGGTACTCCCACGTCACGTATGACATCGTTCCCGGCAAGGAAGTGGTGGTCCGCCGCCCGGACGTGCTGATCGTGGAAGGCCTGAACGTGCTGGCTCCGGCGCGGCCGCGGCATGACGGCCGCCAGGGCCTGGCGCTGAGCGATTTCTTCGACTTCTCCATCTACGTCGATGCCAAGACCTCCTACATCGAGGAGTGGTACGTGGACCGGTTCCGGAAGCTGCGGAGCACCGCGTTCGCGCAGCCGGAGTCCTACTTCCACCGCTACGCCACGCTGTCCGACGACGAAGCCGAAAGCACCGCCCGGGACATCTGGAAGCGGATCAACGAGCCCAACCTGGAGGAGAACGTCCTTCCCACGCGGGGCCGGGCACAGCTGGTGCTGACCAAAGAGGCAGACCACTCCATCCGGCGCATGCTGCTCCGGAAGGTCTAG
- the rplM gene encoding 50S ribosomal protein L13, with product MRTYTPKPGDINRQWHVIDATDVVLGRLASQTAILLRGKHKATFASHMDMGDFVIIINAEKVALTGAKLEQKRAYRHSGYPGGLTSVNYAELLESNPVRAVEKAIKGMLPKNSLAAQQLGKLKVYRGAEHPHAAQQPKTFEITQVAQ from the coding sequence GTGCGTACGTACACCCCGAAGCCCGGCGATATCAACCGCCAGTGGCACGTCATTGACGCCACCGACGTTGTCCTTGGTCGTCTTGCAAGCCAGACCGCAATCCTGCTGCGCGGCAAGCACAAGGCCACTTTCGCATCCCACATGGACATGGGCGACTTTGTCATCATCATCAACGCTGAAAAGGTAGCCCTGACCGGCGCCAAGCTGGAGCAGAAGCGCGCATACCGCCACTCCGGCTACCCGGGCGGCCTGACCTCCGTCAACTACGCGGAACTGCTGGAAAGCAACCCCGTCCGCGCCGTTGAGAAGGCCATCAAGGGCATGCTCCCCAAGAACTCCCTCGCTGCCCAGCAGCTGGGCAAGCTGAAGGTGTACCGCGGTGCCGAGCACCCGCACGCCGCCCAGCAGCCCAAGACTTTCGAAATCACCCAGGTCGCCCAGTAG
- a CDS encoding phenylacetate--CoA ligase family protein — protein sequence MNKTLVFAFVFLMDRFVGLFTPRISTHRILLMPGIEPFRWAAGRWRAWRTFEIAAKRVPAYREFLAEHRVPGKLSFSGNKLTQAFAALPEMDKDSYIKRWTIPARSVGGVLPRHGVVVDESSGSSGVPTSWVRGLEERLATRQLLQVGFSRTAETLKKQPFVLNCFSLGAWATGMNVSTSLTDVTMIKSIGPDRDKVIATMLEFGTDYTYIILSYPPFLKALFEDERIAWEDYDIVAAFGGEGISENMRGHITKYAHSAFGSYGASDLEINIAIETDYTVALRQAIAADPALSARLTKQDEYGVLPMIFQFNPYDYLLETNADGELIVTIVRKENVNPRIRYNIHDRGHVLRVRDLNAVLKEFGLEHVIRQQFLDLPLLFHYGRSDLSVDFNGAVVAPDALRDVLSSDRRLLAAVENHRLVSFEDEQGNRQLHIALQLTAKATYECTLDQVAYRNYILEQLREMNGDFNNAILTSAESSLPTVAFYALRTGPFKTDGAKLKNEYVWQLGPSAPQDWALDLTFRAQKNSAAAS from the coding sequence GTGAATAAAACGTTGGTATTCGCATTCGTTTTTCTGATGGACAGGTTCGTTGGCCTGTTCACCCCGAGGATTTCCACGCACCGGATACTGCTCATGCCTGGGATTGAACCTTTCCGGTGGGCCGCCGGGCGGTGGAGGGCGTGGCGGACCTTTGAGATCGCGGCTAAACGGGTGCCTGCCTATCGCGAGTTCCTCGCCGAACACCGGGTGCCCGGAAAGCTCTCTTTCAGTGGCAATAAGCTTACGCAGGCGTTCGCAGCGCTCCCGGAAATGGACAAGGACAGCTATATCAAGCGGTGGACCATTCCTGCCCGCAGTGTGGGTGGCGTTCTTCCCCGCCACGGGGTCGTAGTGGATGAATCGTCCGGAAGCTCAGGTGTTCCCACCAGCTGGGTGCGAGGCTTGGAGGAACGCCTCGCCACGCGGCAGTTGCTCCAGGTGGGTTTTTCGCGGACCGCAGAGACGCTCAAGAAGCAACCGTTCGTGCTCAACTGTTTCTCCCTTGGCGCATGGGCGACGGGGATGAACGTCAGCACTTCCCTCACGGATGTCACAATGATCAAATCCATCGGGCCGGACCGCGACAAAGTCATCGCCACGATGCTCGAATTTGGGACGGACTACACGTACATCATCCTCAGTTACCCGCCCTTCCTGAAGGCTTTGTTCGAAGACGAACGTATCGCTTGGGAAGACTACGACATCGTCGCGGCGTTCGGCGGCGAGGGCATCAGCGAGAACATGCGCGGGCACATCACAAAGTACGCCCACAGCGCTTTCGGCTCCTACGGGGCCTCCGACCTGGAAATCAACATTGCAATAGAGACTGACTACACCGTGGCGCTCCGTCAGGCCATCGCCGCGGATCCGGCGCTGTCGGCGCGGCTCACCAAGCAGGACGAGTACGGCGTGCTGCCGATGATCTTCCAGTTCAACCCCTACGACTACCTCCTTGAAACAAATGCGGATGGCGAACTGATCGTCACGATCGTGCGGAAAGAGAACGTCAACCCGCGGATCCGCTACAACATCCATGACCGCGGGCACGTCCTGCGCGTCCGCGACCTCAACGCCGTACTCAAGGAGTTCGGGCTCGAACACGTCATTCGCCAGCAGTTCCTCGATCTGCCCTTGCTGTTCCACTATGGCAGGAGCGACCTGTCCGTTGATTTCAACGGCGCGGTTGTTGCACCGGATGCGCTGCGTGACGTCCTCAGCAGCGACCGCAGGCTTCTCGCAGCCGTAGAAAACCACCGCCTTGTCAGTTTCGAAGACGAGCAAGGAAACCGGCAGCTGCACATCGCGCTCCAGCTCACGGCAAAAGCCACCTACGAATGCACCCTGGACCAGGTCGCGTACAGGAACTACATACTTGAGCAACTGAGGGAGATGAACGGCGACTTCAACAACGCAATCCTGACATCGGCGGAGTCAAGCCTGCCCACTGTTGCGTTCTACGCGTTGCGTACAGGACCCTTCAAAACAGATGGCGCAAAACTAAAAAACGAATACGTTTGGCAACTCGGCCCCTCAGCTCCCCAGGACTGGGCCTTGGACCTAACCTTCCGAGCCCAGAAGAATTCTGCAGCCGCTTCCTGA
- a CDS encoding Flp family type IVb pilin, with protein MTSLMVSMTAFIAGVKDRLMGEEKGATAVEYGLMVALIVIAAIVGITAVGTQLQDLFQNGIAGRL; from the coding sequence ATGACTTCTCTCATGGTCTCAATGACTGCTTTCATCGCCGGCGTCAAGGATCGCCTGATGGGCGAGGAAAAGGGCGCGACGGCAGTTGAGTACGGCTTGATGGTGGCACTCATCGTCATCGCCGCAATTGTTGGCATCACTGCCGTTGGTACCCAGCTTCAGGATCTCTTCCAGAACGGCATCGCCGGACGTCTGTAG
- a CDS encoding TadE/TadG family type IV pilus assembly protein has translation MRNRNEEGAAAVEFALILPVLLLILIGIIEFSLAFNAQLSLNQAAREGARYMAIHNSTGDASTAASNAAGRLAPASVTTTFSVTGGGTTCSANKQVTATTTYKLTTVTGFLDAFTGTIVMTGKGTMQCGG, from the coding sequence ATGCGCAACAGAAATGAAGAAGGCGCAGCTGCAGTTGAGTTCGCACTGATTTTACCAGTGCTGCTGCTCATCTTGATCGGAATCATTGAGTTTTCCCTTGCTTTCAATGCGCAGCTGTCATTGAACCAGGCGGCTCGCGAAGGGGCTCGATACATGGCCATCCACAACAGCACGGGTGACGCCTCCACTGCGGCCAGCAACGCTGCCGGCCGGCTGGCACCAGCTTCAGTGACCACCACGTTTTCTGTCACGGGCGGCGGAACAACGTGTTCCGCTAACAAGCAAGTGACTGCAACCACCACGTACAAGCTCACAACGGTGACAGGTTTCCTCGACGCCTTCACAGGAACAATCGTTATGACCGGCAAAGGAACGATGCAATGCGGCGGTTAG
- the mscL gene encoding large conductance mechanosensitive channel protein MscL, with protein MLSGFKNFIMKGNVVDLAVAVVMGTAFGAVVTALVNKVLMPFVSGLVGAPNFDSFARVELNGNAIEFGVLLTAIVNFLLIAAAIYFVVVMPMNIMIERRNRRLGINKDVKKDAAEDPQVALLTEIRDALKERV; from the coding sequence ATGCTTAGTGGATTCAAGAATTTCATCATGAAGGGCAACGTGGTTGACCTTGCGGTCGCCGTTGTCATGGGTACTGCGTTCGGTGCGGTGGTGACGGCCCTGGTGAACAAGGTGCTGATGCCGTTCGTCTCGGGCCTGGTGGGTGCGCCCAACTTTGACAGCTTCGCAAGGGTGGAGCTGAACGGCAACGCTATCGAGTTCGGCGTCCTGCTGACCGCCATTGTCAATTTCCTGCTCATTGCCGCGGCCATCTACTTTGTGGTGGTGATGCCGATGAACATCATGATCGAGCGCCGGAACCGCCGGCTGGGAATCAACAAGGACGTGAAGAAGGACGCTGCCGAGGATCCGCAGGTTGCACTGCTGACCGAGATCCGGGACGCACTGAAGGAACGCGTCTAA
- the glmM gene encoding phosphoglucosamine mutase, producing MSRLFGTDGVRGLANGLLTAELALQLAQAAAVVLGHDRNSNGSRPRAVLARDPRASGEFIAAAVEAGLASSGIDVYDAGVLPTPAAAYLVADLDADFGVMISASHNPAPDNGIKFFARGGQKLPDEVEDAIEAQMGKEAVRPTGAEVGRIQRFSDAEDRYIVHLLRTLPHRLDGLTVVLDCANGAASGCSPQLFKDAGAHVIVIGADPDGLNINDGVGSTHLGPLKDAVGKYRADLGIAHDGDADRCLAVDHEGNEVDGDQIMAVLAVALKKSGKLKDDVLVATVMSNLGLKIALRNAGITIVETAVGDRYVLEGMRDGGYNLGGEQSGHVIFADHATTGDGLLTGLQLAAQVALTGKPLKELATVMTKLPQVLINVKGVDRSRVGSSDVLAQAVAAAEAALGDTGRVLLRPSGTEPVVRVMVEAADEETAQSIAEHLAQVVRTALALELASN from the coding sequence GTGTCTAGATTATTTGGAACTGATGGTGTCCGGGGGCTGGCCAACGGCCTGCTGACAGCAGAACTGGCCCTGCAGCTGGCCCAGGCGGCCGCCGTCGTGCTCGGTCACGACCGCAACTCCAACGGCTCCCGGCCCCGCGCCGTGCTTGCCCGGGACCCGCGTGCCAGCGGTGAATTTATCGCCGCCGCAGTGGAAGCCGGTCTCGCCAGCTCCGGCATCGACGTCTACGACGCCGGCGTCCTGCCCACCCCCGCCGCCGCCTACCTCGTGGCAGACCTGGACGCGGACTTCGGCGTCATGATCTCCGCCTCCCACAACCCCGCGCCGGACAACGGCATCAAATTCTTCGCCCGCGGCGGGCAGAAGCTGCCGGATGAAGTAGAAGACGCCATCGAAGCCCAGATGGGTAAGGAAGCCGTCCGCCCCACGGGCGCGGAGGTTGGGCGTATCCAGCGCTTCTCCGATGCCGAGGATCGCTACATCGTCCACCTGCTCCGCACCCTCCCGCACCGGCTGGATGGCCTCACCGTCGTGCTGGACTGCGCCAACGGCGCTGCCAGCGGCTGCTCGCCCCAGCTCTTTAAGGACGCCGGCGCCCACGTCATCGTCATCGGCGCAGACCCCGACGGCCTCAATATCAACGACGGCGTCGGATCCACCCACCTCGGCCCGCTCAAGGACGCCGTGGGCAAATACCGCGCCGACCTGGGCATTGCCCACGACGGCGACGCCGACCGCTGCCTTGCCGTGGACCACGAGGGCAACGAGGTGGACGGGGACCAGATCATGGCCGTCCTCGCCGTAGCGCTCAAGAAGTCCGGCAAGCTCAAGGACGACGTCCTGGTGGCCACCGTCATGAGCAACCTCGGCCTCAAGATCGCCCTCCGCAACGCTGGCATCACTATCGTGGAAACCGCTGTGGGCGACCGTTACGTCCTGGAAGGCATGCGCGACGGCGGCTACAACCTGGGTGGCGAGCAGTCCGGCCACGTGATTTTCGCCGACCATGCAACCACCGGCGACGGCCTCCTCACCGGCCTGCAGCTCGCCGCGCAGGTGGCCCTGACCGGGAAACCGCTCAAGGAACTGGCCACGGTCATGACCAAGCTCCCGCAGGTGCTCATCAACGTCAAGGGCGTGGACCGCAGCCGGGTGGGCAGCAGCGATGTCCTGGCCCAGGCAGTGGCAGCGGCGGAAGCGGCGCTGGGCGACACCGGCCGCGTCCTGCTCCGCCCCTCCGGCACCGAGCCCGTGGTCCGTGTGATGGTGGAGGCCGCGGACGAAGAGACCGCCCAGTCCATCGCCGAACACCTCGCCCAGGTGGTCCGGACCGCACTCGCGCTGGAGCTGGCCTCGAACTAG
- the glmS gene encoding glutamine--fructose-6-phosphate transaminase (isomerizing) yields the protein MCGIVGYVGRRVDGAINGHSALDVVLEGLRRLEYRGYDSAGVAVVSQGTIESRKKSGKLSNLIAELEARPLPESVTGIGHTRWATHGGPTDRNAHPHLADGGKLAVIHNGIIENFAELKAELLEKGVTFLSETDTEVAAALLADILRNKLGGDTANGGLTHAMELACQRLEGAFTLLAVHADQPDVVVAARRNSPLVVGLGEGENFLGSDVSGFIDYTRRAVELGQDQIVTITADTVEITDFYGNPAQGKEYHVDWDPASAEKGGFSSFMEKEIHDQPDAVAQTLLGRSDIKGKLTLDELRIDPELLKQVDKIIVLACGTAAYAGMVAKYAIENWCRIPTEVELAHEFRYRDPILNENTLVVSISQSGETMDTLMAVRYAREQGAKTISICNTNGSTIPRESDAVLYTHAGPEIAVASTKAFLAQITAAYLLGLYLAQLRGNIFSGQIKDVLADLNKIPAKIQTILDNAGPLRELARSMANEKSVLFLGRHVGYPVALEGALKLKEIAYIHAEGFAAGELKHGPIALIDDGQPVFVVVPSPRGRDSLHSKVVSNIQEVRARGARTLVIAEEGDEAVKAYAEYVFYVPETPTLLMPLLTTVPLQIFAAELAAAKGYDVDQPRNLAKSVTVE from the coding sequence ATGTGTGGAATCGTGGGATACGTAGGCCGTCGGGTTGACGGTGCAATTAACGGTCACAGTGCGCTGGATGTTGTCCTGGAGGGACTGCGCCGCCTGGAGTACCGCGGTTATGACTCGGCCGGGGTGGCGGTGGTGTCCCAGGGGACCATTGAGTCGCGGAAGAAGTCCGGGAAGCTGAGCAACCTGATCGCCGAGCTGGAGGCCCGCCCGTTGCCGGAGTCGGTGACCGGTATCGGTCATACCCGCTGGGCCACGCACGGCGGCCCCACGGACCGCAACGCGCACCCGCACCTGGCTGACGGCGGCAAGCTGGCCGTGATCCACAACGGCATCATCGAAAACTTCGCCGAGCTCAAGGCTGAGCTGCTGGAAAAGGGCGTGACGTTCCTGTCCGAGACGGACACCGAAGTCGCCGCTGCCCTGCTCGCGGACATCCTCCGGAACAAGCTCGGCGGGGACACCGCCAACGGCGGCCTGACGCACGCCATGGAGCTGGCCTGCCAGCGCCTGGAGGGCGCCTTCACGCTCCTTGCCGTGCACGCGGACCAGCCCGACGTCGTCGTGGCCGCCCGCCGCAACTCACCGCTGGTGGTCGGCCTGGGCGAGGGCGAGAACTTCCTGGGCTCGGACGTGTCCGGGTTCATCGACTACACCCGCCGCGCGGTGGAGCTGGGCCAGGACCAGATCGTCACCATTACCGCGGACACGGTGGAGATTACCGATTTCTATGGCAACCCGGCCCAGGGCAAGGAATACCACGTGGACTGGGACCCGGCGTCGGCGGAAAAGGGCGGTTTCTCCTCCTTCATGGAGAAGGAAATCCATGACCAGCCCGACGCCGTGGCGCAGACCCTGCTGGGGCGTTCGGACATCAAGGGCAAACTGACCCTGGACGAGCTCCGGATCGACCCCGAACTGCTCAAGCAGGTGGACAAGATCATCGTGCTGGCCTGCGGCACCGCCGCGTACGCGGGCATGGTGGCCAAGTACGCCATTGAGAACTGGTGCCGGATCCCCACCGAGGTGGAGCTCGCGCACGAGTTCCGCTACCGGGATCCGATCCTGAACGAGAACACCCTGGTGGTCTCGATCAGCCAGTCCGGCGAGACCATGGACACGCTGATGGCCGTCCGCTACGCCCGGGAACAGGGCGCCAAGACCATCTCCATCTGCAACACCAACGGCTCCACCATCCCGCGTGAATCCGACGCCGTGCTCTACACGCACGCCGGCCCGGAAATCGCGGTGGCGTCCACCAAGGCGTTCCTGGCGCAGATCACCGCCGCGTACCTGCTGGGCCTGTACCTGGCCCAGCTGCGCGGGAACATCTTCTCCGGCCAGATCAAGGACGTCCTCGCGGACCTGAACAAGATCCCCGCGAAGATCCAAACCATCCTGGACAACGCAGGTCCGCTGCGCGAACTGGCCCGCAGCATGGCCAACGAGAAGTCGGTGCTGTTCCTGGGCCGGCACGTGGGCTACCCCGTGGCCCTCGAAGGCGCGCTGAAGCTCAAGGAAATCGCGTACATCCATGCCGAAGGCTTCGCCGCCGGTGAGCTCAAGCACGGCCCCATCGCCCTGATCGATGACGGCCAGCCCGTGTTCGTGGTGGTCCCGTCCCCGCGCGGCCGCGACTCGCTGCACTCCAAGGTGGTCTCCAACATCCAGGAAGTCCGCGCCCGCGGCGCCCGGACCCTGGTCATCGCCGAGGAAGGCGACGAAGCCGTCAAGGCCTACGCCGAATACGTCTTCTACGTCCCCGAAACCCCCACCCTGCTCATGCCCCTGCTGACCACCGTCCCGCTGCAGATCTTCGCCGCGGAACTCGCCGCAGCCAAGGGCTATGACGTGGACCAGCCCCGCAACCTCGCCAAGAGCGTCACCGTCGAATAG
- a CDS encoding M15 family metallopeptidase codes for MCYQCGSPSRRSFTRFLAAGAGLTVLAACTPEAPKAVAPSSAPSSASPSPAAVTVSAAPTAETATVGQSPEAPSPTPSPSPSATVARQFSLDDPASPWVIVNKHRPLNPADFVPADLVRPAIAISAAGEAALLNSTTAAAAEAMFAAAAQDGVAMVLASGYRSYSTQVTTYNGYVAARGQADADTASARPGHSEHQTGWAFDIADGGGACSFQPCFADQPAASWAKANGHRFGFVVRYPWMLHPVTGYYYEPWHLRYVGVEAATDMANRGIGTLEEYFGLEAAPGYL; via the coding sequence GTGTGCTACCAATGCGGATCCCCCAGCCGGCGCAGCTTCACCCGCTTCCTGGCAGCGGGGGCAGGGCTCACTGTCCTGGCAGCCTGCACGCCTGAGGCGCCCAAGGCGGTGGCGCCGTCGTCCGCTCCTTCCTCCGCGTCCCCCTCCCCTGCGGCCGTCACCGTTTCGGCGGCCCCGACGGCGGAAACGGCCACGGTGGGCCAGTCGCCGGAGGCGCCGTCCCCGACGCCGTCGCCGTCGCCGTCGGCCACTGTCGCGCGGCAGTTTTCGCTCGATGACCCTGCCAGCCCGTGGGTCATCGTCAACAAGCACCGGCCACTGAACCCGGCGGACTTTGTGCCGGCCGACCTGGTGCGTCCCGCCATCGCCATTTCCGCCGCTGGCGAAGCAGCGCTGCTGAACAGTACGACGGCGGCGGCGGCCGAAGCCATGTTCGCGGCGGCCGCGCAGGACGGCGTCGCGATGGTCCTGGCCAGCGGCTACCGCTCGTACAGCACCCAGGTGACCACCTACAACGGGTACGTCGCCGCGCGTGGACAGGCCGACGCCGACACGGCCAGTGCACGGCCTGGCCACTCGGAGCACCAGACGGGGTGGGCGTTCGACATTGCGGACGGCGGGGGCGCCTGCAGCTTCCAGCCGTGCTTCGCCGACCAGCCCGCGGCATCCTGGGCGAAGGCGAACGGGCACCGGTTCGGGTTTGTGGTGCGGTACCCCTGGATGCTGCACCCGGTCACGGGGTACTACTACGAGCCGTGGCACCTGCGGTACGTGGGCGTGGAGGCGGCCACGGACATGGCGAACCGTGGCATCGGCACCCTGGAGGAATACTTCGGCCTGGAGGCGGCGCCGGGGTACCTGTGA
- a CDS encoding prepilin peptidase: MIAKLLPRLGKVPRLPAQIATAALTGLACVAFAVHFGIASSLPAFLYLAVLGVQLARIDVALHLLPNPLVLMLLAGGLLLLFVPEIFSRQSDNLLRAALGAVILFAAYLILGLISPGGIGMGDVKLAAPVGLYLGYLGWTHLLYGSLLGFILNGVVTALILSKKGRKKAAEVAHGPSMLGALVAVTLFLS; the protein is encoded by the coding sequence GTGATCGCAAAACTGCTTCCCAGGCTTGGCAAAGTGCCTCGCCTGCCAGCCCAGATTGCGACCGCGGCACTTACCGGTCTCGCGTGCGTCGCCTTTGCCGTGCATTTTGGAATTGCCTCCAGCCTTCCAGCCTTCTTGTACCTTGCGGTATTAGGCGTGCAGTTGGCACGGATCGATGTCGCACTCCACTTGCTGCCCAACCCACTCGTGTTAATGCTGCTTGCCGGCGGCCTTTTGCTGCTTTTCGTGCCTGAAATATTCAGTAGGCAATCTGACAATCTGCTCCGCGCGGCACTCGGGGCCGTCATTTTGTTTGCTGCCTACCTGATTTTGGGACTTATTTCTCCCGGCGGCATCGGAATGGGCGATGTGAAGCTCGCAGCTCCTGTCGGCCTTTACTTGGGGTACCTAGGTTGGACCCATCTCCTCTACGGGAGCCTCCTCGGCTTCATCCTGAATGGCGTTGTCACAGCGCTCATACTCAGCAAAAAAGGTCGAAAAAAGGCCGCAGAAGTGGCACACGGCCCCTCCATGCTCGGTGCCTTGGTGGCCGTAACACTCTTTCTCAGTTAA